In Halarcobacter mediterraneus, the following proteins share a genomic window:
- the rraA gene encoding ribonuclease E activity regulator RraA: MSFFTADLCDEYPDKVHVLDNEFKNYGAKDKVCAQVITVKLDKNNSELIKILRDEDGIGKIVVVDVDDEYFAVVGENLMKFAYSNNYEAILVNGYVRDTEQIKDIPVALYARGTCPRKYIPETKGERDLELSFCGVQFNNGDFVYADVDGIILSKGKLL, translated from the coding sequence ATGAGTTTTTTTACTGCTGATTTATGTGATGAATATCCTGACAAAGTTCATGTTCTTGATAATGAATTTAAAAATTATGGAGCAAAAGATAAAGTTTGTGCACAGGTTATAACTGTAAAACTTGATAAAAATAATAGTGAACTTATTAAAATTTTAAGAGATGAAGATGGAATAGGGAAAATAGTAGTTGTTGATGTAGATGATGAGTATTTTGCTGTAGTTGGTGAAAATTTAATGAAGTTTGCTTATTCGAATAACTATGAAGCTATACTTGTAAATGGTTATGTAAGGGATACAGAACAAATCAAAGATATTCCTGTAGCTCTTTATGCAAGGGGAACTTGCCCTAGAAAATATATTCCTGAAACTAAAGGGGAAAGAGATCTTGAACTTTCATTTTGTGGAGTACAATTTAATAATGGGGATTTTGTATATGCTGATGTAGATGGAATCATACTTTCTAAAGGGAAGCTTCTATAA
- a CDS encoding murein transglycosylase domain-containing protein, giving the protein MKKFILITPLIFFTACSVSDFQTITNAALSKDPSQALQSLAKTRVTSYATNPNKLVSDIKFLSSLIKNIDKNWGKDNRKVPQPKEYVKYLQNYKSRAYIDFDKGIVTVETLDEKNTKKSLKNAIITTLLLPEDPRSFDLFGTKEVKLGKTPYLLGEVKDDQNKNIRWQWRANRYADILLKNKLRTKNIKRNNKTLKVSYVQIPMSKDHTDTRIEKVKPYVKEFARKYKISETLVYAIIRTESNFNQFAVSHAGAIGLMQIVPSSAGIDAYSHIKGKKWKPTNSYLFDAKNNIELGTAYIDILNSKYLKGISNNISKEYCVISAYNTGSGNVLKTFSSNRATAINKINSKNPREVYNTLRSDLPYEETRNYLKKVITYKKEFTNI; this is encoded by the coding sequence ATGAAAAAGTTTATCTTAATAACTCCTCTTATTTTTTTTACAGCTTGTAGTGTAAGTGATTTCCAAACTATAACAAATGCTGCTTTAAGTAAAGACCCTTCACAAGCTTTACAATCCTTAGCAAAAACAAGGGTTACAAGTTATGCTACAAATCCAAATAAACTTGTAAGTGATATTAAATTTCTTTCTTCTTTGATAAAAAATATTGATAAAAACTGGGGTAAAGATAATAGAAAAGTTCCTCAACCTAAAGAGTATGTTAAATATTTACAAAACTATAAAAGTAGAGCTTACATTGATTTTGATAAGGGTATTGTAACTGTTGAAACACTTGATGAAAAAAATACAAAAAAGAGCTTAAAGAATGCTATTATAACTACTTTATTACTTCCTGAAGATCCTAGATCTTTTGATTTATTTGGAACAAAAGAAGTTAAATTAGGTAAAACTCCTTATTTATTAGGAGAAGTTAAAGATGATCAAAATAAAAATATAAGATGGCAGTGGAGAGCAAATAGATATGCTGATATTTTATTAAAAAATAAGTTAAGAACAAAAAATATAAAAAGAAATAATAAAACACTTAAAGTATCTTATGTACAAATACCTATGTCAAAAGACCATACTGATACAAGAATTGAAAAAGTTAAACCTTATGTAAAAGAGTTTGCAAGAAAATATAAAATAAGTGAAACTCTTGTTTATGCAATTATAAGAACAGAAAGTAATTTTAACCAATTTGCAGTAAGTCATGCAGGAGCTATAGGCTTAATGCAAATTGTTCCAAGTAGTGCAGGAATTGATGCTTACTCTCATATAAAGGGTAAAAAATGGAAACCTACTAACTCTTATTTATTTGATGCTAAAAATAATATTGAATTAGGTACTGCTTATATTGATATTTTAAATTCTAAATATTTAAAAGGTATATCAAACAATATTTCAAAAGAGTATTGTGTAATAAGTGCCTATAATACTGGTTCAGGAAATGTTTTGAAAACTTTTTCTTCCAATAGAGCAACAGCTATAAACAAGATTAATTCAAAAAATCCTAGAGAGGTTTATAATACCTTAAGAAGTGACTTACCTTATGAAGAAACAAGAAATTACTTAAAAAAGGTAATTACTTATAAAAAAGAGTTTACAAACATATAA
- a CDS encoding ComEC/Rec2 family competence protein has product MDSLQLISNKKQLISFFSILICIFIFNIFYEYFKYKDFKKEELYLDKFEIINIYDKEDFYILKLQNDKLSFFTSISKQEEINKLDIITIAVLSKGVSFYKFLKGFYSKSIFYEEIKTNKSFKRSIFNKINESHNDERIQELFNALFLAIPISKDNRQIYTDFGISHLIAISGFHLSIISFIIFVVFYYPYSYFQKRYFPYRNIKVDVMIITIVILLYYLYLTNIVPSLLRSFIMFFLAFIYLRTNIKVLSFETLAITLLIIIAIFPKYLFSISLWFSIIGVFYIFLYIHYFKNISKIFAIFLFNFWIFFVFNPIVHFFFYNISYEQLFSPFLTIFFTFFYPLEAFLHLFGFADYFDKYILLFLNYKMSVFEFSTSIWFFIIYILFSLLSIFSKKAFIILNFLMIIYNIYMFVNSFL; this is encoded by the coding sequence ATGGATAGTTTACAATTGATCTCCAATAAAAAACAATTAATTAGTTTTTTTTCAATTCTTATATGTATTTTTATATTTAATATATTTTATGAATATTTTAAATACAAAGACTTTAAAAAAGAAGAGCTTTATTTAGATAAATTTGAAATAATAAATATTTATGATAAAGAAGACTTTTATATATTAAAATTACAAAATGATAAATTGAGCTTTTTTACTTCAATTAGTAAACAAGAAGAAATTAATAAACTAGATATAATAACAATTGCAGTTTTATCTAAAGGTGTATCTTTTTATAAATTTCTAAAAGGTTTTTATAGTAAATCAATTTTTTATGAAGAAATAAAAACTAATAAAAGTTTTAAAAGAAGTATTTTTAATAAAATCAATGAAAGCCATAATGATGAAAGAATACAAGAACTTTTTAATGCTCTTTTTTTAGCGATTCCTATTTCTAAAGATAATAGACAAATCTATACAGATTTTGGAATTAGCCATTTAATAGCTATATCTGGTTTTCATTTATCTATTATTTCTTTTATTATTTTTGTTGTTTTTTACTATCCTTATTCTTATTTTCAAAAAAGATACTTTCCCTATAGAAATATAAAAGTAGATGTAATGATTATTACTATAGTTATTTTACTTTATTATCTATATTTAACAAATATCGTTCCTTCATTACTTCGTTCATTTATTATGTTTTTTTTAGCTTTTATTTATTTAAGAACTAATATTAAAGTCTTATCTTTTGAGACACTAGCTATAACTTTACTTATAATTATCGCTATTTTCCCTAAATATCTTTTTTCTATTTCTTTATGGTTTTCTATTATAGGAGTGTTTTATATCTTTTTATATATTCATTATTTTAAAAATATATCTAAGATCTTTGCAATTTTTTTATTTAACTTCTGGATATTTTTTGTTTTTAATCCTATTGTTCATTTCTTTTTTTATAATATTTCTTATGAACAATTATTTTCTCCATTTTTAACAATATTTTTTACTTTTTTTTATCCTCTCGAAGCTTTTTTACATCTTTTTGGTTTTGCAGACTATTTTGATAAATATATTTTGCTATTTTTAAACTATAAAATGAGTGTTTTTGAGTTTTCGACATCTATTTGGTTTTTTATAATTTATATTTTATTTTCTTTACTAAGTATTTTTAGTAAAAAAGCTTTTATTATCTTAAATTTTTTAATGATAATTTATAATATTTATATGTTTGTAAACTCTTTTTTATAA
- the ovoA gene encoding 5-histidylcysteine sulfoxide synthase, with translation MNYKKSTINLYEGTVEEKREEIKKYFLQTYELDEKLFEILKDKKHIFKQPNRLRHPLIFYFGHTATFFINKLNIANIIDKRINKTYEAIFAIGVDEMSWDDLNNKHYTWPSFEETKAYRDEVKNLVLELIETLEFTMPINWDSPMWVILMGIEHENIHIETSSVLLRELNIKYLDEKEIFPYCNDFSSTFPQNELVEVKGGEVILEKDFDNPIYYGWDNEFSFHKASIKDFKASKYLVSNGEFLEFVKDGAYSKPEYFTEDGKEWLEVSQAKHPVFWIKKEGRYYLREINRVVPLPLNFPVDINVYEAEAFCKYKSEKLGFEVRLPSEDEFYRLNDFVKAQEQEANIGLKYFNQTPVDKYKMDDFYDVVGNVWQWSLTPTYPFDGFKTHPVYDDFTTPTFDDRHALMKGGSFISLGNEVLRSARYAFRKHFFQHAGFRYVQSSNDYRTELNDNVYETDEQISQYCEFHYGEENFGVKNFPKQSVELLKPYFENIKTKKALDLGCSVGRSTFELAKYFDEVLGIDFSANFINVGVKLKKYDTLTYKVATEGELFEEKIISLKDFDLENTKEKVSFMQGDACNLKELYSAYDLIFCSNLIDRLYYPQKFLDDIPNRVNKDGLLVLLSPYTWLEDYTPKENWLGGYIKDNKEIKTLDTLKEKLKDRFELIQTIDVPFVIRETARKHQHTVSQMSIWKKFK, from the coding sequence ATGAATTATAAAAAAAGTACAATAAATTTATATGAGGGTACAGTTGAAGAAAAAAGAGAAGAAATTAAAAAATATTTTTTACAAACATATGAACTAGATGAAAAATTATTTGAAATATTAAAAGATAAAAAACATATCTTTAAACAACCAAATAGATTAAGACATCCTTTAATTTTTTATTTTGGACATACAGCTACTTTTTTTATAAATAAATTGAATATTGCAAATATTATTGATAAAAGAATTAATAAAACTTATGAGGCTATATTTGCGATTGGTGTTGATGAAATGAGTTGGGATGATTTAAATAATAAGCATTATACTTGGCCAAGTTTTGAAGAGACAAAAGCATATAGAGATGAAGTTAAAAATTTAGTATTAGAACTTATTGAAACTTTGGAGTTTACTATGCCAATAAATTGGGATAGTCCTATGTGGGTTATTTTAATGGGAATTGAGCATGAAAATATTCATATTGAAACATCATCTGTTTTACTTAGAGAATTAAATATAAAATATTTAGATGAAAAAGAGATATTTCCTTACTGTAATGATTTTTCAAGTACTTTCCCTCAAAATGAATTAGTGGAAGTAAAAGGTGGTGAAGTAATTTTAGAAAAAGATTTTGATAATCCTATTTATTATGGTTGGGATAATGAATTTTCTTTTCATAAAGCTTCAATAAAAGACTTCAAAGCTTCAAAATATCTTGTTTCAAATGGAGAATTTTTAGAGTTTGTTAAAGATGGTGCTTATTCTAAACCTGAATATTTTACAGAAGATGGAAAAGAATGGTTAGAGGTTTCACAAGCAAAACATCCAGTTTTTTGGATAAAAAAAGAAGGAAGGTATTATTTAAGGGAAATAAATCGAGTTGTTCCTTTACCTTTAAACTTTCCTGTAGATATAAATGTATATGAAGCAGAAGCTTTTTGTAAATATAAAAGTGAAAAGTTAGGGTTTGAAGTAAGACTTCCTAGTGAAGATGAATTTTATAGATTAAATGATTTTGTAAAAGCCCAAGAACAAGAAGCAAATATTGGTCTTAAATACTTTAATCAAACTCCTGTTGATAAATATAAAATGGATGATTTTTATGATGTAGTTGGAAATGTTTGGCAGTGGAGTCTTACTCCAACTTATCCTTTTGATGGTTTTAAAACACATCCTGTGTATGACGATTTTACTACTCCTACTTTTGATGATAGACATGCTCTTATGAAAGGTGGTTCTTTCATTTCTTTGGGAAATGAAGTTTTAAGAAGTGCAAGGTATGCTTTTAGAAAACATTTTTTTCAACATGCAGGTTTTAGATATGTTCAAAGTTCTAATGATTATAGAACAGAGCTTAATGATAATGTATATGAAACAGATGAGCAAATTTCTCAATACTGTGAATTTCACTATGGAGAAGAAAATTTTGGAGTTAAAAATTTTCCAAAACAAAGTGTTGAGTTATTAAAACCTTATTTTGAGAATATTAAAACAAAAAAAGCACTTGATTTAGGATGCTCAGTTGGTCGAAGTACTTTTGAATTAGCAAAATATTTTGATGAAGTATTAGGAATAGACTTTAGTGCAAACTTTATTAATGTAGGGGTTAAACTTAAAAAATATGATACTTTAACTTACAAAGTTGCAACAGAAGGAGAACTTTTTGAAGAAAAAATAATTTCTTTAAAAGACTTTGATTTAGAAAATACAAAAGAAAAAGTAAGTTTTATGCAAGGAGATGCCTGCAATTTAAAAGAGTTATATTCTGCTTATGATTTAATCTTTTGTTCAAACTTGATTGATAGATTATATTATCCTCAAAAGTTTTTAGATGATATCCCTAATAGAGTAAATAAAGATGGCTTACTTGTACTTTTATCTCCTTATACTTGGCTTGAAGATTATACTCCCAAAGAGAATTGGCTAGGTGGTTATATTAAAGATAATAAGGAAATAAAAACTTTAGATACTTTAAAAGAGAAGCTTAAAGATAGATTTGAATTAATTCAAACTATTGATGTTCCTTTTGTTATACGAGAAACAGCAAGAAAACATCAACACACTGTTTCACAAATGAGTATTTGGAAGAAGTTTAAATAA